The genomic window AAGATTCATTAGCGTGAGACACACAACcggtaaaacaatttttatattcccGAAGCTTTCCGGAAAAAACGTCCCTCGGTGAACGGATTCGGCCCCCTCCCGAGCTCTTTCCGAATCGAGTTTTAATGCCCACTAGTGCTAATTCGCCATCGAGAATTGTCCTCAACACTTGGATAGTTCTCAAAGAATCACGACGTCACGTAAGAATTATTGACCGATCTCGTCACAACAGCCGATAGCCTCAAGAGCGATCTATTAAGCGTTACTTCCCTCTCGTCTTCCAGGAATTCCCCAATTTCTCGACAGTCGAATTGTGCGATAAGAAATTGCTCTCTCAGTATGGTCTCCAGACGTTGTTATCCGGTCTGACTTCTTCTTGCCTCACGCTGCAACTGTCCGCGACGGCCCTCTGTTCGGCGCTCTCGGGATTCTGGAACTGATTCCCGTACAGCTGGGAGTAGAGGATGCTGGGAAGCACACCGGGCGTTGGAAAGTAGTTGCCGTAATTCTGCCCGAAGCCCTGCTCCTCGTGCACCGGACTCTCGGTTGTGCTAGAGTCAGTGGACAGTGATCTGGGTGACACGTAGTCTTGATATCTCTGGGTGGACGAGCTACCGGACATGAGGCTGCTCAGCGGATCCAACGGATCGGACTGACCCGGTGTCGTGGTGTCCGGTACGACTGTGACATTCGAGGAAGGAGAAGCTACGCTGGTCAGTTCGCCAAGGATAAATAGTCGACCGATCTAGCCTCTCGATAACCAAGATTCTACTGATCTTccgaataattaaattttcaaccGTGAGGCACAGCCTATGATGCTTTCAATTGATTTTTCAACGTTTTACGcaaaagtacaaattaatttgACAAATTAGATACGAATTTCAATCCATATAATTTCGTTGCAATCACGTAAACTCGATCCTTTACAATTTCGGAATGGGAAAGTTGAATAAAATGCTGTTCAATAAATAAACGGTTAAGCGATCAGCTCATGGTTGTTTACTGAAAATCATGACGAAATTCGGCGTGCAGCGAACTAAACTTACGAGAGGAGACCGCGGAAAAAGCGTCCTGCTGCGGCGTGGTGCCGGTATTACCGGTGCCGGATGTGACAGTCGAACCCGCCGTCGAGTCCGGTGCCGTCGGGGTAGTCATGGAGGCCGTACCGGCGAAAGACGCCAACGTAGACGTcggcggtggtggcggaggGGGTGGCGGCGGAGGTGGAAACGAGGCCTGTGCGGCGCACGACGAAAGGGGACCCGGAAGGTAGCCGGCGTAGCCGGCCGTGCTACCGTATCCCCAAGAATTGCTCGCTGTCAGGCCAAACTGGGACATATCTGGAGAAAGCATCTATTGCACGCCTCGCAGGAATACGAAGAACGAAAAAAATTCGACAATCACGAAAAAGAGAAAGCGTAGAGCGTCttggttaaaaattaaattgcagaaGCATTAAAACGTCGTCGAGAAAATGGCCatcgaaaaaaaatcaatggacGACGAGACAGGCAGCACAGACAAATACGTATAATAAAAGCGTGCTAATATAAAAACATCGATAGCAATGCTGATGGGCTCGGGGGCGGTCACGTCAACgggaaaagataaataataatcacaACAATCGAATGAAACACACAACAGAAGGCTGAAAAGATACGGGAAAATTTTCGCCGGATTATATGCCAATTCGAATCACTTGGCGAGAGATgcatcggcgcggcgcggcgcagcagcgacggcggcggcgacggttcTGTGCGCCCTTGGCGAATGTATTTTTGCGGGGTATAGGCAGCATCCCCGATAGATTTTCCAATGAGTCACGAGGGTTGAATGCAGAAAGGACGAGCGCGAGCGTTCGCGAGAGGGACACGAACGGACACGGCGGGGAACGAGAGGAGCGGAAGAGTACATCGAGATCAAAGGGTTGGTCATCCCCCGCGTAGATGGGGCCAACTCAAATAACCAAGCCCGCCTCGGCGAGCGCTACCGGACCGTCGTCACGAGAGCTAACCCTAAATACTGCTATTCGCCCGGTGCTTTTACGTCCTTCGGCATTACCAGATTCCTTGCGGTCCGAAGAGGAGCCCCCCTTTTTATGGAAAATCGCCGAAAGTTTCCATAAACCCAAAGATTCACTCCAAGATTCAAATAAATGATTGCGAATCCATTTTGGCATTTATAGAAGCATCTATGCACTTGCTTtgccttgttttttttttaaacgaaactattattttagttatattaattatatcgataaaagataattatattgtaacgtAATGCGATGTATTCTaagttttcacaattttattagagaaaagTAATCTCGTGTACGCAAGTGTCTCTCGAAATCGAATCGGCCAAGCGTATAGCGTGAGAATAATATGGCCGCGTACGCATATTATATCGGACGACCAGATGCCCGATgagggaaaaaagttaataaaggaAATATTCGGCGTGCTTCGTATTTTATCGGGAAATTTGCTAGTAACGGAGCAGTAAGCCCTCATGTCTGAGGTAACTCATTAAAACGGCTGATCTCGAATTATTGTTTAAGCTTTTTTTTCTCGTCTCTTCTTGCGCACTGCCAGAACCGTTTATCGATGTACGCGCCCGAGaagagtattaaaaattttatcgtataGAGAGATTTATATATCGTTCGCGTGCGTCCGGCGGTCAGATTTGATCGCGGCAATCAGCtacgcaaaattttttaatcagcGAGAGCGACAGTTTCTTTTATGGAATAATCAAAATCAACGGGCAACGTTCTCTCGGCATTACTTCGCCAATGCGTTTTACGCGCAAACTCGCGAATTTACGTTATAAACGCAGAGAGAAGGTGAGGCTGCGCCTCCGAAACAGGGAGCCAACCGACTGGGACGCGCTTCCGTGGCAACccctttaatataatatttaatctagCTTTGAACAGGCTTGCGGTTTCCGCCTCTGAAGCCGAGAAGCTTGCTGCCGAGCCTACCCAAAAGCCGTGCTTCTGTGCTCAAACCAGTAGCAGTCTGGTTGAAAATATTCCCAAACTCGACAGAAGCCACCTATTCGATGacaaaaattatctaaattttacaACACTACTAAGCGAGAGGCTgccataaaataaaattaaaaaaaatacttttttgcatacaattcaattttttcCACGTATTTTgcttattatacatatatacttttgcTACATAtttgcagatttttttttaaatatgcaggTTCTACTTTTGATATggtacatttaaaaaatctttaacagtAAACAAGTGCTCGTACACACAAGTCGACGATAAAAAGAACGATACATGCATACACAAACAGTAAATTATTGACAAGAAATTGAAAACTAAGCCGGTGTTACTGATGCCGAGATCATATTCATGCGCAAACGAAGTCTATTACTTACTCTGACAATTGCCAGGCATCGCGTGTCTGAAAGAAGACAACGGATCCCTCGGCTGGAGCGGATTCGGTAATGGTTGCAACGGATTTGGCAGAGGTTGCAACGGGTCCACCAAAGGCGAGGCGAAGAATGGACCGCCTCGCTGCGAGGCGAACGCGAAGGCATGAAACTGTTGTTGCTGCCCTAAAAGAGACAGCACTGCGATCAACCGTGCGCCTGTCCACTGGACCTCCGGTACATGTATCAATTGCATATTCTATGCGTCATTTTCTTCTCATCGCACTCCGAAAGCTCTAGCAATTCAGCACCGGCTCAATGCGTGAATACTGAATCATTTACGCGTACGAATAGAATAGGATTAATtcttgtaaagtttaaaaatgatatatcacTTTTTTCGTACGTTTTGTAGACAATTGGCGCAAGATGCATCTCTCATTAACCGAAACGACAAACGAAACGATACGAGTAAATGCCGTAGCCGTCCCTTCGGAAGCCGGGGAAACAGAACGAGGGAGACACGAGAGAGGCATCGATACATTTTATTTCCCTGCGACGGTGTCGCCAACCCAATTAAAGACGTCCCAACAGGCGGACGTCCTATCCGGCTGTCCCTGGCTAGAGGTCGCCGCACAGGACAGCCGTGTGCCATACCATGCAGGTTCGTTCTCTTCCCCTAAAGGCAACGATTCAACGTGGAAGGCACCGGAGGCCAGAGAGACCGACACGAAGGGTCGTTGGGCGGAAGGGAGGTGGCGGACTCCCGCCGTCCTGATAATCCAATCGAAGCCCTAATTCTAACTCGGCAACCCGAAATTCCCGCCGGTTTGCTGAATAGGGTACGCTCGATCCGGGGACACAATGGGGGCGCGACGGCGGAATACCGACGGGTACCGAGACTAACGAGATCCTGTTAAACGACCGGCGATTCGTGCACGCCGCAGGAGCCGACAGAAGCCCGGGAGAAAATTCTATGGAAACCTCCGTGCAGGTTCCTAGGTTCCTTAGGTAAGGCACCTTTTATCTTCTTTTACGgagtaaataatttgttacgtCGTAAGTTTACGTAAATTCGATTTTCAACGTAGCCTTAACGGAATGAGAAACGACCGCACGCCTGCACGCGACCGGAACGCGATCGGAAAACGGCAACTTCGAACGAGGATTTGTTTTGAGATACCGGTAGTTTCCTACGCTCTGGCGGCTtgatagatttaataaattatgccGCTCGACCCGCGCATTTATCACGCCACCCTAACCCTTTGAATTCGGCGCACCACCGTTCTTCGCAGTATTTCATTAGGCGTCGAGCACTCGTGCGACCCTCGTAGGTAGACGTATGTACGTGCGATCGCTCGCTCTTCTAAAATCCCCGTTTCTATTCTCTTTAAAAGTAGcaaataatcaataatcaatCTTTCACGTATACCCCAATATTACTCTTGGCCAGCACGCATTTTTACAAGATATGTCATGATCTTTCAAGTATCTTCAGATCAGTTAAACTTGTACTCTGTATTGCAGATTGAGTATTGCGACTTGGAGAATTTAACCAAGAacggaaattaaaattaaaattaatccgaTTGGTCGAATTCTAATCTCCAATTCGCAATACTCTAATGCATaatctgatacgggctttacacATTATGCTCATTACGCCATGGTTTATCGCACTAATGACAACACTTTCAGATTTATTCGTCCGCGGAATGGGAGATGTTTGGCGATTGGACAAAGTCGTAAGTCCTCGGCAAGTCGTGGCTATCGATTTCATTGAACACCCTCTTTGCGCGCCGTGACTGCCAGGGAATTTCTCGAGAGTTAGCAGCTGGCAACGACAGATCCTCATTTCATCCCGTCGCCAATTCCcgccccctccctctctctctcttactctttcCCCCTATTCAACCCGCGTCTCGAAATCAGCCTCTCTCGACATGAGCTAGAACTGGTAAGCGCGACACCCATTTTCGATCTTTCCCATCGCCGCCGAGAACTGTTTCATTCGCCAAAGATGCACCCCGCGAACCTTCGAATCCCGATTTCAAACGGGCGAGTCCTCGCGAGGCAGAATCGAAACCCAGGTTAAACCTCCCTCAATCAATTTCCTTGGCCCCGCAGCCTTTCCGCGGCAACGGCCACCTTCGGCTACCAGACGAGGGTAGAATGTGTAATGAATTGcttgtttaattaattacaacCCTTCGGAGGCATTCGCTCGGTATTGTCTTAGATAAGGTTCATTCGTTCATTCTCTCGTTTGATCGTCGAATGCACGAATGCACAATTTATAGCATTTCTCTGAATGCATATCTGTTTATACGTAAATTTGTGATTATTACTTTACTCACGAAAAGCATATCAAGATTatgaatcaaaatataaatgggaaaaattttaatattataattttttgtgtttttctcAAATGATTATACTTAAACAtttgtgatataaaaattaCGCGTCCATTCTCTGTATCAAAGATTTAGGTTTAAATCAGAACATATCTTTTTACTTGATTATTACCTCTTCGAAAGCAATGGAAAATTACCGAAAACACCTTTGCTAAATAATCACGATGGAGCATCTATGAGCATGCATCAAATGGAAACGATTTTCATTCGGATAAAGAATCAACttttgaaaaagagagagagagagagagagaaacttcaatataatgtgtaaaaataaacgCTTCTGCATAAAATTGTAGTCACTTATTAAAATAcaagcaaaaaatattaaaatgttatatttctgtatttttccttattatacttcaatgtattatacataaataaatctcTCATTCGTAAAATTGAGACTATTTTGATCACGAGAAACATATAGAGATTACTTATCAAAATGtacacaagaaatatttaaatattatattccaGTGTCTTTCCCAGTTTATTATACTTCacgtattgtatataaataaatctctCGTTCGTAAAATTGCGATTATTTTGATCACGAGAAATATCTGGGTTACTAAGcaaaatatacacaaaaaatatttaaatgttatattccTATATCTTTCCCAGTTTATTATATTCCAACGTATtgtgtacaaataaattaatcgtacataaaattgtaattttagttATGAGAAACATCTATTAAGTGCAGAGCAAAATAAATATGCCGAGTTTTTAGAGagtagaaaataaatgttttatacagtAAGTGATACAGCGTCAGGACGCGAAAGAACAGAGCATACAACAAGAGAGAGCATGTCACTCAGAATAACCAATTTAGAATGCAACGGAAAATAACTAAAGAATGTATTACTCTCTTAAAAGATAGTAAAATTGCTTATTTCCATAACATCAAGGTTACCAATcagtatctaaaaaaatatttactttttttgtattttttcaaaagtatattatcctcaataaaaataaacctgtcaagtactaaaatataataattagaagTCCTTACAACTCATTCAAAGATGAGATGGGACACGTGGATCGCGTCCTCGAGAAAAAGCGCACGAAGACCACCCGGAAAGCCGAAGCTCTTTCATGTCGCGCCGCTATCCTTGAAACTGTCCCTGATTTAGTAAACGGTTTGTTTTCATAGACGAGTCAAAGCGCCGACATGACAAATGTCTATTTCTAACATCCTCACACTAACTTAACGATctctaaaaaaattcatatcCGCTGTTTGCTCTCAAAAATGTGACGCGCCGCAAACCGTGTTCTCATCGGAAAAGCGGAATGACTTCAAttactttgaattaaaattaattactgatGTGTTAAAAACTGCGATCTCCATTCTCCAATAATTCGTATCTCGTAATAAAAGGTTTCCCTTTTTAATTCTGAATGAAATAACGAGCAGAGTCAGTAACATTAATATCGCAAGAGAAATTACTTCTCTCTGAAACGTTACGTAGTGTTTTGCTTGGATGCGCGTCTCCGAGCGGTACACCGAAATTTCGCGTTTTCATATTTTGGATTTATGACGGAAGTTTCGTGGGTGGTCCGCAGATGCGGCCAAGCCGGCGGATGTGGTCGCAATTTCCCAAGGTACCAAACTTATGCCGTACTACCCAGAGCGCCTCGATATATTAAAGCTATCGGATATTTTTGGTACGTCTTCAGGGACGACATTACGCGTATTAGCGCTGAGACACTATAGTAGAAATAATGTCTCAGGCAACAGAGTAGAGATGTATGATACGTACCGCATCGCAGTAGCAACACGCAAAGTCTCGTCAGAAAACACAATTGATTTTACAATCGATTCGAAATACAAGCGTTTCCTCATCTGTTGCGTTGAAATTGTCAAGCCaatatcaaaatgttttcttttccttcGAATAACTAACCTAGACTAAATCTTCCGAGAGAAATCTTTGTCCGTGGTGCGACTGCACACAAATTGACGAGCTCGAAAGCACAAAGCGTACAATGCGTTATACGTTGTAAAGGTTACACGGGTAGGTAACAAACGGAGAATGAGGAACGTCCCTTTCTCCTCACCCCTAAGGAGGGAGCCTCCGCAGAGACAGGCTCGACAGCGACCTACCGAAATAACAGGGAGAATTCCCGGTAATTGTATGTCTCGGCACTAGCTCGCGCGCAGGAGTTCCCGCGAGCGGATATCCGCGAAGTTTGTAGGCGTCGCCCTGCGTTTTGGCCAAAGCACCGCGATACACACCTTCGCGGGAAACGCCCGCAGCTCTTTGTCAATGTTATGGCGGGACCCGGTGCCCCGCGGTTATAAATAATGACAATTGCACGAAACTTAGCCTTGGAGGGGTAACGGCCGACCAGCGCGAAGCCGCACGCTGGGGCCATTTCGAACTTGCGGCTTTTACTGCCTCCGGTAGCACGCCGCTCGTTCGTTAGGCATTACGATCgtgtcgagagagagagagagagagagagagagagagagagagagagtctccGTTTACGCGTGTATTCTGCGCGTCAGCTGAACTTCCGAATTGCGAAGCGCGGCCGCGTCATTGTCGAACGTCTTAATCATCGAGACGAGACGCGATCGTAATCGAAAAGCTATCCAACAAATACCAACTAACAgttataatttcccactcagcaatataacacttttgttaataacagttatattgttgagtaggaaattataactaacagtTATATAACTGTTTGTTGGTATTTGCCAAGTATTGACGAAGAACCGTACAGCACAgcaaaatattgttgcaatgtttcagcaacattgcagcaatggtaaaacgtttgcttcagaaatattgacaATGGTGCAGCAACGTTAATATGATATTCTTATGTCTCTGCAAcattttgcagcaatatttctgaaacggacattttatcgttgctgcaatgttgctgaaacgttacaacaatattttgcaatacgtTTGCAatgctgtgctgtatgggaGACGATATCCCGCATGTACCAAGACGGTACTTCTATTAACaagatatgtaataaaatatgtaataaatgtataagaacAGCAATGCTTACAGTGATACTCACTGGTCTTGGATCGCGGCTCGCGCGGCCCGTCTACTGTCACCTTAATCGCCTTGGAGTAAGTGGCGACTTGCGGCGGAGTCGTCGACACTGTTATCGTTAAGGTGAAACTTTTACCTGAAACAAAGAATGCGTTCAACGTGTCGTGCGAATGAACAACGTCTGCGATGCTCTAGTAGATGAATTTATTCCCTGGTACCTACTGCAAAAGCATGCGACTCTAATTTCCATGCAGTGCAACACGCGGAATGGAAATGCTGGAAAATTAGCTTCTCCAAAAACGACGGCGGACGATGTATGTGCGTTGTAGGAGAGCGTTTTTAGCGTCGGTGTCTGTCCCGCGACACGTCGATTCGTGGACGCGCCTATTCAGCCGACGTCGAAAGTTCGCAAACGCGGTTAGCTGGGCGAAACTCCGTGGTAACCGAATTATACGTCGGTAATGTATCGAGGGCGTCGTCGACGGTGACAGTGGCCAGCCAGCGCGGCCGAGTTAAGGGAACAGAGGGTGGTCGTTCGAGGGAGGGAGGAACGAGCGGCGAGGGTGAAAGTCGCGTGATGCTAAAAAGCTTCGGTTGAGCGCGAAATAATGTCGTGGAAAAAGCGAGGAGGGCGGGAACGGACCCGTCGGCGTGGAAACGCGCGTGCAACGGTACACCGCAATTTCATCCCGCGAGCATTAAGCGCCGAAACTCTGCCGCGAAAACTCGCTCGCGCGATCGCTATCGATTCAACGTGCGAAAGCACGCGATAAAGCGCGCGAAAATTGCGACGAAGCGGGCGGTCCCGATGCGAGAAGTCACCGCGGCAAAAATTGCGCGCGCGATAATGTTGCACGCGCACAAGAGGTTCACCGCAATTTTAACTCTTCCCCCTTTTTCATCACCGCGTCATACGTACGCAGCCGTGAATACGCTTCTCCGTGTCATATGAATCTTGTTCACGGTATAAAAGCGATTTACAACATACATTAACCCTTTGTAggcacaaatatttttctttagttcgtaaaaaatcgattttgctGAAAATACGTACGagtatatgaaaataattacctcggattattcaaattattttctgatctgtatttaattaaatttttagatgctgcagtaaaattgttctttccattcTATTGTGTATCATACACCAATGatgtaaattttacattgaaGAGAACTCGAATTATGAGTTGAAACATTTGCGCTACATATTGTAGCATTTAAAATAAACGCCCTTGACAATgaatcatttaatttaataaaaataacaaaacatctAGCGCCGGGTCTCTTAAGATCtcttctttttatcattttatttgtttaatttgtaatttagagCCTTCGCGAATGTATTAATGTGTGTTACGATATAAGGACATTTACAACAGGAGCAGaatattacgtatttatattatatgaaaatgtaataatcatcTTACTAACCCACATAAGCCTTTCGTGTGAGATAAATGTATCCTTCAAAAcatgttttcttgaaattaGATACGATAATGCTGCAACGGTAGCGTGCTTTTATCCGCTTACCGGTTTACAAAATGAAGAATAACacattatgttatttatatctgCTCCTAAACGAGTCCTTTTTACTAATGCATTACAATGGTCGCGTTACCCTTTCAAGCAGCCATTACCGTATTTTTCTATCAGATCCATTAGACACGTTTCCGTACGTTGCAAATGCGATAATCGATCGGGTCAGAGTTCACCGTCGACTTGAACTCACCGACGTCGTCGATAGAGACGGCAAAGTCCCGCCGTGTTGTGACGTAAGATGATCGATGGCGGGAAAAAAACGAATGGAGGTGGAAGGTAGGGCATCGGAGAAATAATGGCGAGTGTCGAGCGTGGCCACACGGCGGTTCGCCACGCGAGCTTTTCGTTTTCTAGCGGGGATTCCCCTCGGTTTTGGCTGCGAGTCACGCCATTCTCGCCGTGCCCTCACCCTGCCAACCAACCTTTTCACTTCTGCTGCCACGGAGTCGATGGTCCCAGTTAGGTAGGTACGCGTAGGTACACGGGTATCACCCTCGGTGCCAGTCGCCGTACGGCCATTAAAGGTCGTCCGCCCGAGCTCGAACGTGCTCGCCATCCTTACGAATCTTTTAAACGCTCGACTTATTAATTTAACCGAACGCTGTTGCGACCTTTCGATTTCGCCAATTTTTATATACCGGTAAGCGCAATGATACGGCAGAATCAACTAGATGGATTTAATTTGAAAGAAGCAAATTGTGAGCaatgatgaaataatatataattattacttgctaataattttcagaatattgTGCATAAGAATCATTCTTGTTGtcaaatttagaataaatgCGACATAGATAGTCTCATCCTCGGCCATTCGCTGATTATGCTCGTTAGCATATAGTCCTCTGCATGCGTGTGTGGAGTTACGCGTGCGTACACATGTCTCGGCATTGTACGCTGTCGGTGTACTGTCGggccaattaattaatttcaattttcccGGAACGAAACGCAAATGCGCAATTGCAGTCTGATAACGAATTGATTACGGTCTGAAACTGCCGCCGTCACCACGAGTGAATGCCGTTTTTCTTTTCGGGAGTGAAACGAGTCTCGTGTTGCGGTCGACAAATCAACATTTCGCGAATAAATGCGTTTTACCAATTCGAATGTAtctcatacatttttattacactcggataatcaataaattatctaCATATATTGCGTTTAAATATTACACGTACAATCTCCGCATTTTTGTGAAATACTTGTCGTATACATATTTAtccgtatattaaaataaactttttatcacAGACGGTTAATaccttaaattattattttctcttgtTGTTCCTCAAAGATTACATGTCACAAGTAAGATGATTAATAGGTTTAAGAGAAAGTGTGTTGTAGAATTAAAGCAACTTGGTTAGATTGGCGACGTTCCCGTGACGAAGTTTATTCGCGGCAGCAAAGTCGAAGGATATCTTGCCTGCTACGGGTTGGAACTATAAGCGCGCAAATGATCTATCTCGTTAAAGGGCTTAGGGCCGAAGGGGTGGAAACAATCCGGTACCTTCAGGGTAGACTTTGCAGTGATGGAGCAGGCATTACGGTCGAACGTGCGGGAAGGGGGTTACGGCTTATCATCGATATTGCAAAGCTCTCGACTATCGTGGCAGTACGCTCAATCTTGTCCGGGCTAAAAGCGGTTTTAGGCGAAGACAAAAGCATGGTGTCGGCGCCGCGTTTAACGATTCCTTAAATTTATCTCAACAGCAATATATCAAAATCTAATAACTGCAACGATATTCTTACTTTCGTAGCTTGCACAATTTTCATCTTGTTACGTAttaaacatacaattttttttacaatattacgagtgtattaattacatatgtatatttgatGCAAAAACTGTACCTAAGAGAAATTTCTAAGGATTTTCTTTCGCGAATCTCAAAAAGACAAAATCCTCACAAATTCATATATGGGAATATTTCCAAGCTCGACAAACAAGAGGATCATTAAGAATTCCAGAGAGTTCGGCGCACATCGGTTTTCAGGGAATATTCAAGGAGCCAGGGAGCTGTTAGGAATCCTGACGAGAGAGACACTTCTCTTACATTCTTCATCCTAGCTTATGTTAATTCCGTGCTCGGCGAAAACAATTGAGAGCTAATCCCAGACAAATGACTGACGCGTTCCCGTGAACTTGGGAGAGTTCCCCGCTTCTCAGCTAGAGAATCTGCGAGTTTCCTGATTTTCAAACGATTAGCCTTCCCTTACCAATACTATCAAAAATATGACAACAACGGCGTACAACACTAATTATCATAACAACATATTTCCAATGATCATCGTAGTAAAAATGTATAAGat from Solenopsis invicta isolate M01_SB chromosome 2, UNIL_Sinv_3.0, whole genome shotgun sequence includes these protein-coding regions:
- the LOC105196762 gene encoding runt-related transcription factor 1 isoform X4 — translated: MDIFGRCNGGGSGSTVAGNGAGSVRTSSNESAGGGGTSSGTSESGSSASGRMQLTGASAPGAAASPESGVSPLTDAYTKMTSDILAERTLGDFVSEHPGELVRTGSPHLVCTVLPAHWRSNKTLPVAFKVVALGEVGDGTLVTVRAGNDENCCAELRNSTALMKNQVAKFNDLRFVGRSGRGKSFTLTITVSTTPPQVATYSKAIKVTVDGPREPRSKTRQQQQFHAFAFASQRGGPFFASPLVDPLQPLPNPLQPLPNPLQPRDPLSSFRHAMPGNCQNMSQFGLTASNSWGYGSTAGYAGYLPGPLSSCAAQASFPPPPPPPPPPPPTSTLASFAGTASMTTPTAPDSTAGSTVTSGTGNTGTTPQQDAFSAVSSLVPDTTTPGQSDPLDPLSSLMSGSSSTQRYQDYVSPRSLSTDSSTTESPVHEEQGFGQNYGNYFPTPGVLPSILYSQLYGNQFQNPESAEQRAVADSCSVRQEEVRPDNNVWRPY
- the LOC105196762 gene encoding runt-related transcription factor 1 isoform X1 produces the protein MDIFGRCNGGGSGSTVAGNGAGSVRTSSNESAGGGGTSSGTSESGSSASGRMQLTGASAPGAAASPESGVSPLTDAYTKMTSDILAERTLGDFVSEHPGELVRTGSPHLVCTVLPAHWRSNKTLPVAFKVVALGEVGDGTLVTVRAGNDENCCAELRNSTALMKNQVAKFNDLRFVGRSGRGKSFTLTITVSTTPPQVATYSKAIKVTVDGPREPRSKTSEYHLLSLLGQQQQFHAFAFASQRGGPFFASPLVDPLQPLPNPLQPLPNPLQPRDPLSSFRHAMPGNCQNMSQFGLTASNSWGYGSTAGYAGYLPGPLSSCAAQASFPPPPPPPPPPPPTSTLASFAGTASMTTPTAPDSTAGSTVTSGTGNTGTTPQQDAFSAVSSLVPDTTTPGQSDPLDPLSSLMSGSSSTQRYQDYVSPRSLSTDSSTTESPVHEEQGFGQNYGNYFPTPGVLPSILYSQLYGNQFQNPESAEQRAVADSCSVRQEEVRPDNNVWRPY
- the LOC105196762 gene encoding runt-related transcription factor 1 isoform X2; this encodes MDIFGRCNGGGSGSTVAGNGAGSVRTSSNESAGGGGTSSGTSESGSSASGRMQLTGASAPGAAASPESGVSPLTDAYTKMTSDILAERTLGDFVSEHPGELVRTGSPHLVCTVLPAHWRSNKTLPVAFKVVALGEVGDGTLVTVRAGNDENCCAELRNSTALMKNQVAKFNDLRFVGRSGRGKSFTLTITVSTTPPQVATYSKAIKVTVDGPREPRSKTMLSLLGQQQQFHAFAFASQRGGPFFASPLVDPLQPLPNPLQPLPNPLQPRDPLSSFRHAMPGNCQNMSQFGLTASNSWGYGSTAGYAGYLPGPLSSCAAQASFPPPPPPPPPPPPTSTLASFAGTASMTTPTAPDSTAGSTVTSGTGNTGTTPQQDAFSAVSSLVPDTTTPGQSDPLDPLSSLMSGSSSTQRYQDYVSPRSLSTDSSTTESPVHEEQGFGQNYGNYFPTPGVLPSILYSQLYGNQFQNPESAEQRAVADSCSVRQEEVRPDNNVWRPY
- the LOC105196762 gene encoding runt-related transcription factor 1 isoform X3 codes for the protein MDIFGRCNGGGSGSTVAGNGAGSVRTSSNESAGGGGTSSGTSESGSSASGRMQLTGASAPGAAASPESGVSPLTDAYTKMTSDILAERTLGDFVSEHPGELVRTGSPHLVCTVLPAHWRSNKTLPVAFKVVALGEVGDGTLVTVRAGNDENCCAELRNSTALMKNQVAKFNDLRFVGRSGRGKSFTLTITVSTTPPQVATYSKAIKVTVDGPREPRSKTSEYHWQQQQFHAFAFASQRGGPFFASPLVDPLQPLPNPLQPLPNPLQPRDPLSSFRHAMPGNCQNMSQFGLTASNSWGYGSTAGYAGYLPGPLSSCAAQASFPPPPPPPPPPPPTSTLASFAGTASMTTPTAPDSTAGSTVTSGTGNTGTTPQQDAFSAVSSLVPDTTTPGQSDPLDPLSSLMSGSSSTQRYQDYVSPRSLSTDSSTTESPVHEEQGFGQNYGNYFPTPGVLPSILYSQLYGNQFQNPESAEQRAVADSCSVRQEEVRPDNNVWRPY